One segment of Gemmatimonadota bacterium DNA contains the following:
- the ribB gene encoding 3,4-dihydroxy-2-butanone-4-phosphate synthase: MLSHFCTIPEAVEEIRAGRVLIVIDDENRENEGDFMVAAEKVTPEIINFMSRYGRGLICLPTTRQRLEELDIPIMVNGKMSIADTPFTVSVDAVKGVTSGISAHDRAKSARLFVEPDTVPEDFERPGHLFPLRARDGGVLERDGHTEATVDLMRLAELYPAGVLCEVLDEDGSMARLPRLIEIADEHHLKIATIKDLIEYRLEEELVLEFACSGG; this comes from the coding sequence ATGTTATCCCATTTCTGCACCATTCCCGAAGCCGTGGAAGAAATCAGGGCGGGCCGCGTACTGATCGTCATCGATGACGAAAACCGGGAGAACGAGGGCGACTTCATGGTGGCCGCCGAAAAAGTCACGCCCGAAATCATCAACTTCATGTCACGGTACGGACGGGGGCTGATCTGTCTGCCCACCACGAGACAGCGGCTTGAAGAGCTGGACATTCCGATCATGGTCAACGGAAAGATGTCGATCGCGGACACGCCCTTCACGGTGTCCGTGGATGCCGTGAAGGGCGTTACCTCCGGCATTTCCGCGCATGACCGGGCAAAAAGCGCCCGATTGTTCGTAGAACCGGATACCGTGCCGGAAGACTTCGAACGCCCGGGACATCTCTTTCCGCTACGGGCACGCGACGGAGGCGTGCTGGAAAGGGACGGTCACACCGAGGCGACGGTCGACCTGATGAGACTGGCCGAACTCTACCCGGCCGGCGTCCTGTGCGAAGTGCTGGACGAGGACGGGTCCATGGCCCGTCTGCCCCGGCTGATCGAAATCGCCGACGAGCATCATCTGAAGATCGCAACCATTAAGGACCTCATCGAATACCGGCTCGAAGAGGAACTCGTACTGGAATTCGCCTGCAGCGGCGGATAA
- the hpnC gene encoding squalene synthase HpnC — MRAVAERVMCPVRGGYAAAGRQRVSPTTRNMARLPRDINRSRSFRVLFMPQLPDYLPEAVLRFDDLALDALPDAGDSSVAAARLYCSRLARRHYENFIVVSRFLPAALRQHFYHVYAYCRWSDDLADETGDPGLSLELLEWWDAELQACYDQSVRHPVFIALRETIDRFEIPITPFRDLLTAFRQDQVVTRYRTYADVLEYCRYSANPVGHLVLYLCGYRDRERQALSDATCTALQLTNFWQDVRVDLEKGRIYLPLEDLDRYHYTEADLEAGVVDERFRELMAYQVDRTRRLFEEGLGLCGLVDARVRLDIELFNRCGAAVLDQIEKQRYDVLSRRPALSSARKTGLLLKYALKRLWS; from the coding sequence ATGCGAGCCGTCGCGGAACGGGTGATGTGCCCGGTCCGCGGCGGGTACGCTGCCGCCGGCCGTCAGCGGGTAAGCCCGACCACACGCAACATGGCCCGTCTGCCCCGGGATATCAATCGAAGCCGGTCTTTCCGCGTCTTATTCATGCCCCAGCTACCCGACTACCTGCCGGAAGCCGTGCTCCGGTTCGATGATCTCGCCCTTGACGCGCTGCCCGACGCAGGCGACTCTTCCGTAGCAGCCGCCCGCCTGTACTGCAGCCGCCTCGCACGCCGGCATTACGAGAATTTCATCGTCGTTTCCCGGTTCCTCCCCGCCGCGCTGCGACAGCACTTCTACCACGTCTACGCCTACTGCCGGTGGTCTGACGACCTCGCCGACGAAACAGGCGATCCCGGATTGTCCCTTGAACTGCTCGAATGGTGGGACGCGGAATTGCAGGCCTGTTACGACCAAAGCGTACGACATCCGGTATTCATCGCCCTCCGGGAAACGATCGACCGCTTCGAGATACCGATTACCCCGTTTCGCGATCTGCTGACCGCGTTCCGGCAGGACCAGGTGGTAACGCGTTACCGGACCTACGCCGACGTGCTCGAATACTGCCGTTACTCCGCCAATCCGGTGGGTCACCTCGTGCTCTACCTGTGCGGCTACCGGGACAGGGAACGCCAGGCGCTGTCGGACGCTACGTGTACCGCGCTCCAACTGACCAATTTCTGGCAGGACGTCCGGGTGGACTTGGAAAAGGGCAGGATCTACTTGCCCCTGGAGGACCTGGACCGGTACCATTACACCGAGGCGGACCTCGAGGCCGGGGTCGTCGACGAGCGTTTCAGGGAACTGATGGCGTACCAGGTGGACCGGACGCGCAGGCTGTTCGAAGAAGGGCTCGGACTGTGCGGCCTGGTGGACGCGCGGGTCAGGCTGGACATCGAGTTGTTCAACCGGTGCGGCGCGGCCGTCCTGGACCAGATCGAAAAACAGCGTTACGACGTGCTGTCCCGGCGGCCCGCCCTGTCATCCGCCCGGAAGACCGGCCTGTTGCTGAAATACGCACTGAAACGACTCTGGAGCTGA
- the hpnD gene encoding presqualene diphosphate synthase HpnD → MNLVDRQPTDREALRRSYDFCREIAKSRARNFYYSFIVLPPERRRAMCAVYAFMRHCDDIVDEEAGEADKKTRLNAWRETLDQAYDGTPADSGGLLPAFRDTVRRFDIPRAYFDAIIDGAEMDLTVTRYATFEDLYQYCYRVASAVGLVCIHIFGFRGKEAKRYAESCGIAFQLTNILRDVREDAGMGRVYLPQEDLDDFGYSEENIRNGVFNDAFRRLMVFQVERARSYYDEALPLLPLVQSSSRACLAAMIGIYRACLEEIPRRHYDVYSRRVSLSAWKKLAITARALIRKRV, encoded by the coding sequence ATGAACCTTGTGGATCGACAGCCCACCGACCGGGAAGCGTTGCGCCGTTCCTATGATTTCTGCCGCGAAATCGCGAAATCGAGGGCGAGAAACTTCTACTATTCCTTTATCGTCCTGCCGCCTGAGCGGAGACGGGCCATGTGCGCGGTCTACGCCTTCATGCGCCACTGCGACGATATCGTCGACGAGGAAGCCGGGGAGGCCGACAAGAAGACCCGGCTGAACGCCTGGCGCGAGACCCTGGACCAAGCCTATGACGGAACGCCGGCCGACAGCGGCGGCCTGTTGCCGGCGTTCCGGGATACGGTGAGGCGATTCGATATCCCGAGGGCGTACTTTGACGCCATCATCGACGGCGCGGAAATGGACCTGACCGTGACACGCTACGCCACCTTCGAGGACCTGTACCAGTACTGCTACCGCGTGGCTTCCGCCGTGGGACTGGTGTGCATACACATATTCGGATTCCGGGGCAAAGAGGCCAAACGGTACGCCGAGTCCTGCGGCATCGCCTTTCAACTTACCAATATACTCCGCGACGTGCGGGAAGACGCGGGGATGGGCCGAGTCTACCTGCCCCAGGAAGACCTGGACGACTTCGGGTACTCGGAAGAGAACATACGGAACGGAGTCTTCAACGACGCGTTCCGGCGGCTGATGGTTTTCCAAGTGGAGCGCGCCAGAAGCTATTACGACGAAGCGCTGCCGCTCCTTCCGCTGGTTCAGTCCTCGAGCCGGGCGTGTCTGGCGGCCATGATCGGCATTTACCGGGCGTGCCTCGAAGAGATCCCCCGCCGCCACTACGACGTCTACAGCCGGCGCGTCAGCCTGTCCGCCTGGAAGAAGCTCGCCATTACCGCCCGGGCGCTGATCCGAAAACGCGTATGA
- the hpnE gene encoding hydroxysqualene dehydroxylase HpnE, giving the protein MSQVIVIGGGLAGLAAAVALADAGLQVELYERRPILGGRASSFIHPSSGERVDNCQHVLLGCCVNLLDFYARLGVRDRIAFHGTIPFIDESNRVSVIGPSRLPPPLHLFPSFLRLRTMGFRDKLSIVRTVAGMIRHVTGHRDTDSLDVQHAAEAPHGAEPSPVSMATWLATHGATERAVEAFWKPFLISALNDELDDIDAEYGIRTTVRAFLINRRGYEVGLPAVPLGDLYAPCIDYIEQRGGRVVLDQGVAGLSTHGGLVNSISLQDGSSVEAGAYLSALPFDVLRRLLPESHASNPYFAMLSGLSVSPITAVHAWFDRPVTDLDYAAVIGRRIQWIFNQSIRDPETFSTGDAGAYLGLVVSASDEWMKMPQQRIINQVMEDLESLLPAVRQAELLKAVVVKEGRATFAPRPGCDALRPGPSSPLSNFFIAGDWVQTDWPATMESAVRSGYQAAEALLRSQGVQARILKSELPLEGLMRLLAGKRDL; this is encoded by the coding sequence ATGAGCCAGGTAATCGTCATCGGGGGCGGACTGGCCGGACTGGCCGCTGCGGTCGCGCTGGCCGATGCGGGTCTCCAGGTCGAACTGTACGAAAGACGTCCGATACTGGGTGGCCGCGCGTCTTCCTTCATACACCCGTCGAGCGGCGAAAGGGTGGACAACTGCCAGCACGTGCTCCTGGGCTGCTGCGTCAACCTCCTCGACTTCTACGCGCGCCTCGGTGTCCGGGACCGTATCGCCTTCCACGGGACCATTCCCTTCATCGACGAATCCAACCGGGTATCGGTCATCGGACCTTCCCGCCTCCCTCCGCCCCTTCACCTGTTTCCTTCGTTCCTGCGGCTGCGAACCATGGGTTTTCGGGACAAGCTTTCGATCGTCCGTACCGTGGCAGGCATGATTCGCCACGTTACGGGACATCGGGATACAGACAGCCTGGATGTACAACACGCCGCTGAAGCGCCACACGGCGCGGAGCCGTCCCCGGTTTCCATGGCCACCTGGCTCGCGACCCACGGAGCGACGGAACGGGCCGTGGAAGCCTTCTGGAAACCCTTCCTCATCAGTGCGCTCAACGATGAACTGGACGACATCGATGCCGAATACGGTATCAGGACGACCGTCCGGGCCTTTCTGATCAATCGCCGCGGGTACGAGGTGGGTCTGCCCGCCGTACCGCTGGGGGACCTGTACGCGCCCTGCATAGATTACATCGAGCAGCGGGGCGGCCGCGTCGTGCTCGACCAGGGTGTTGCCGGCCTGTCGACCCACGGCGGCCTCGTGAATTCCATCTCGCTGCAGGACGGTTCGTCCGTCGAGGCCGGGGCGTACCTGTCGGCCCTGCCCTTCGACGTCCTGCGCAGGCTGCTGCCCGAAAGCCATGCCTCGAATCCCTACTTCGCGATGCTGAGCGGACTGTCGGTCTCTCCCATCACGGCCGTGCACGCCTGGTTCGACCGGCCCGTGACGGATCTGGACTACGCCGCGGTGATCGGTCGGAGGATACAGTGGATTTTCAACCAGTCCATTCGAGACCCCGAGACCTTTTCCACGGGTGACGCGGGCGCCTATCTCGGACTCGTGGTCAGCGCTTCCGATGAATGGATGAAAATGCCGCAGCAGAGGATCATCAACCAGGTCATGGAAGATCTCGAGTCTCTGCTGCCCGCCGTGCGCCAGGCCGAACTGCTCAAGGCCGTCGTCGTCAAGGAAGGCAGGGCCACGTTCGCGCCTAGACCCGGTTGCGACGCGCTGCGCCCGGGACCATCCAGCCCCCTTTCCAACTTCTTCATCGCGGGCGACTGGGTGCAGACGGACTGGCCGGCCACCATGGAAAGCGCCGTGCGCAGCGGCTACCAGGCCGCCGAGGCCCTGCTGCGGAGCCAGGGCGTGCAGGCGCGCATCCTGAAATCCGAATTGCCCCTCGAAGGGCTCATGAGATTGCTGGCGGGGAAGCGGGACCTCTGA
- a CDS encoding sugar phosphate isomerase/epimerase: MPANLLACRTASYGKFSESAYAHLPTIGVHHVEINAPAPDQVAEVRSRLESHGLSASSLQCPVEIEYDDVDQRLTPHLDAAAALGAGTLFVSVQAGELDKSVAYERLRRAGAKAAEYGITIGMETHPDLVTNAAVALETMRGVDHPNVRVNYDTANIHYYNRDVDHVDEMEKVIDYIGSMHLKDTDGRYKTWCFPTFGEGIVDFKAVFDRLNGRGFHGPFTMEIEGVEGESLNEEETCRRVADSVAHLRSVGCDV; this comes from the coding sequence ATGCCCGCCAACCTGCTTGCATGCCGAACGGCAAGCTACGGAAAGTTCAGCGAATCCGCCTATGCCCATCTGCCCACGATCGGCGTTCATCACGTGGAAATCAACGCGCCCGCGCCCGACCAGGTCGCCGAAGTCAGGTCCAGGCTCGAAAGTCACGGGCTTTCGGCCAGCAGTCTGCAATGCCCGGTGGAGATCGAATACGACGACGTTGACCAGCGGCTGACTCCCCACCTCGATGCCGCGGCGGCCCTGGGCGCCGGAACGCTCTTCGTGAGCGTACAGGCCGGGGAACTGGATAAGAGCGTGGCTTACGAACGGTTGCGCCGCGCGGGGGCAAAAGCGGCCGAGTACGGGATCACCATCGGCATGGAAACCCATCCCGACCTGGTCACCAACGCGGCCGTCGCCCTGGAGACCATGCGCGGCGTCGATCATCCAAACGTCCGCGTGAACTACGACACGGCCAACATCCACTACTACAACCGGGACGTGGACCACGTCGACGAGATGGAAAAGGTCATCGACTATATCGGCAGCATGCACCTCAAGGATACCGACGGTAGATACAAGACCTGGTGTTTCCCGACATTCGGCGAGGGAATCGTCGATTTCAAGGCGGTTTTCGACCGGTTGAACGGCCGCGGGTTCCACGGTCCGTTCACCATGGAAATCGAGGGCGTGGAAGGAGAATCGCTTAACGAAGAGGAGACCTGCCGGCGCGTGGCGGATTCGGTGGCCCACCTGCGGAGCGTCGGGTGTGACGTGTAG